The Sesamum indicum cultivar Zhongzhi No. 13 linkage group LG6, S_indicum_v1.0, whole genome shotgun sequence genome has a segment encoding these proteins:
- the LOC105163453 gene encoding acid phosphatase 1: MARNWLLFLCGFAVTIMMICPASSSADWNILNQLRKRSEGAVSAGRSLKNYCESWRFNVELNNVRGFEVVPQECTDYIAKYMTSTQYKSDCQRAVEECQLYLTTCCCALKGDGKDAWIFDVDDTLISTLPYFKKHGFGGNKLNLTSLEGWMEKSKAPALEHTLRLFHEIKKKGFKVFFISTRRESLRDATVDNLIKEGYHGWSGLVLRDLEDENKHVKNYKAEARKRLVNEGYRIWGIVGDQWSSFDGTPGAKRTFKLPNSLYYIS; this comes from the exons ATGGCAAGAAACTGGCTGTTGTTCCTCTGTGGTTTTGCAGTGACGATCATGATGATCTGCCCAGCATCCTCATCAGCCGACTGGAACATTCTGAACCAGTTAAGGAAGAGATCAGAAGGCGCAGTTTCTGCAGGTAGGAGCTTGAAGAACTACTGCGAGAGCTGGAGGTTTAATGTGGAGCTCAACAACGTACGGGGGTTTGAGGTTGTCCCCCAAGAGTGCACTGACTACATTGCCAAGTACATGACTTCTACCCAGTACAAATCTGATTGTCAGAGGGCTGTCGAGGAGTGTCAGCTCTATCTCACCACCTGCTGCTGCGCCCTCAAAGGGGATGGGAAAGATGCATGGATCTTTGATGTGGATGACACCTTGATTTCCACCCTTCCTTACTTCAAGAAACATGGCTTCGG AGGAAACAAGCTGAACCTTACATCCCTAGAAGGATGGATGGAGAAGAGCAAAGCACCAGCTCTTGAACATACGCTCCGGCTGTTCCAtgagatcaagaaaaaggGCTTTAAGGTCTTTTTTATCTCGACACGGAGGGAGTCTCTGAGAGATGCCACCGTTGACAACCTAATCAAGGAGGGGTACCACGGCTGGTCCGGTCTTGTACTAAG GGATCTTGAAGACGAAAACAAACACGTGAAGAACTACAAGGCCGAAGCAAGGAAGAGGTTGGTTAACGAGGGGTACCGTATATGGGGCATCGTCGGTGACCAATGGAGCAGCTTCGACGGGACCCCGGGCGCCAAGAGAACATTCAAGCTCCCAAATTCCTTGTACTACATATCCTGA
- the LOC105163454 gene encoding uncharacterized protein LOC105163454 isoform X1 has product MGWSYPEISLQDLMKLIQNFVNMVILASGYQLTGRLAHWDSHNIKKSFRWANFLENLARGLTSSGDYQDSVKELDAALIGLTSNPHFPQGLAHLSCTTLCRAREFLLEHLIHTLPLRESHLKAIMTASVEMDFSNLQRIDNDYVDVYSEQLRRIPSKGLNLSESRNFMEGSKISSPSAVPSGKQYNVVDCDFTVTAVQQLGRRQLAVSCCSAVETGLENMWRTIGQSMHAELGCTSNSELIEHSACSIAEELPVEAIVWNRWRSRSLSYMLDNRTIRLVSGASLIFTAPEGQWTKIFGQLNILSDSEDLCETIELLLLGCIADRWSPLIEHLMSVSYKPLTLSRIYHEVFKLSLGKSLHLFLKESLVNCKEKCVVDYLEVLFKSQLKQLWALPPVLAAVAIPSWSQLFRSYLCELEGQVRGNFLATRRCSCVGGAMEHRECEVAERIWCLYIFHIHRSHAALESTA; this is encoded by the exons ATGGGCTGGTCGTATCCTGAGATATCGCTGCAagatttgatgaaattgattCAGAATTTCGTCAATATGGTGATTTTGGCTTCTGGGTATCAATTAACAGGCCGTCTGGCGCACTGGGACTCCCACAACATCAAGAAATCTTTTCGGTGGGCGAACTTCCTCGAGAAT TTGGCCAGGGGCTTGACAAGTTCTGGTGATTATCAAGACTCAGTTAAAGAGCTTGATGCTGCTTTAATTGGATTGACATCCAATCCTCATTTCCCTCAG GGTCTTGCCCACTTGTCATGCACTACCCTTTGTAGAGCGAGAGAGTTTCTGTTGGAGCACCTGATTCATACGTTACCCCTGAGGGAGTCCCATCTAAAAGCTATAATGACAGCATCCGTTGAGATGGACTTCAGCAACCTTCAGAGGATAGACAATGATTATGTTGATGTCTACTCGGAACAATTACGGCGAATCCCCTCAAAAGGTCTGAATTTAAGTGAGAGCAGAAATTTCATGGAGGGTTCCAAGATTTCATCTCCCAGTGCTGTTCCAAGTGGGAAACAATATAATGTGGTTGACTGTGACTTTACTGTGACCGCTGTTCAGCAACTTGGAAGAAGGCAGCTGGCTGTGTCTTGCTGTTCAGCAGTGGAGACTGGTTTGGAGAATATGTGGAGAACTATAGGACAAAGCATGCATGCTGAGCTTGGGTGTACCTCAAACTCAGAACTAATAGAGCACTCGGCGTGTTCGAT CGCAGAGGAACTGCCAGTTGAAGCAATTGTTTGGAATCGCTGGAGATCAAGAAGCCTATCATATATGCTTGACAATCGGACTATAAGGCTGGTATCTGGTGCCAGTTTGATTTTTACTGCGCCTGAAGGCCAATGGACCAAAATATTTGGacaactaaatattttgtctGACAGTGAGGATTTGTGTGAAACAATT GAGCTCTTGTTATTAGGATGTATTGCAGATAGATGGAGCCCACTCATTGAACATTTGATGTCAGTTTCATACAAGCCCCTTACACTCTCAAGGATTTACCATGAAGTTTTCAAATTGTCACTGGGAAAGTCTCTTCACCTTTTCCTGAAAGAGAGCTTGGTTAATTGTAAG GAAAAATGTGTTGTAGACTATCTTGAAGTGTTATTTAAGAGTCAACTCAAACAACTGTGGGCACTACCACCAGTCTTGGCAGCAGTTGCAATTCCTTCATG gtcaCAGTTGTTCAGATCCTATCTCTGTGAGCTAGAGGGTCAGGTCAGAGGAAATTTTTTGGCAACCAG GCGCTGCAGTTGCGTTGGTGGTGCTATGGAGCATAGGGAGT GTGAGGTGGCTGAGAGAATTTGGTGcctttatatatttcatatccACAGATCCCATGCTGCATTGGAAAGCACTGCATGA
- the LOC105163454 gene encoding uncharacterized protein LOC105163454 isoform X2, which produces MGWSYPEISLQDLMKLIQNFVNMVILASGYQLTGRLAHWDSHNIKKSFRWANFLENLARGLTSSGDYQDSVKELDAALIGLTSNPHFPQGLAHLSCTTLCRAREFLLEHLIHTLPLRESHLKAIMTASVEMDFSNLQRIDNDYVDVYSEQLRRIPSKGLNLSESRNFMEGSKISSPSAVPSGKQYNVVDCDFTVTAVQQLGRRQLAVSCCSAVETGLENMWRTIGQSMHAELGCTSNSELIEHSACSIAEELPVEAIVWNRWRSRSLSYMLDNRTIRLVSGASLIFTAPEGQWTKIFGQLNILSDSEDLCETIELLLLGCIADRWSPLIEHLMSVSYKPLTLSRIYHEVFKLSLGKSLHLFLKESLVNCKTILKCYLRVNSNNCGHYHQSWQQLQFLHGHSCSDPISVS; this is translated from the exons ATGGGCTGGTCGTATCCTGAGATATCGCTGCAagatttgatgaaattgattCAGAATTTCGTCAATATGGTGATTTTGGCTTCTGGGTATCAATTAACAGGCCGTCTGGCGCACTGGGACTCCCACAACATCAAGAAATCTTTTCGGTGGGCGAACTTCCTCGAGAAT TTGGCCAGGGGCTTGACAAGTTCTGGTGATTATCAAGACTCAGTTAAAGAGCTTGATGCTGCTTTAATTGGATTGACATCCAATCCTCATTTCCCTCAG GGTCTTGCCCACTTGTCATGCACTACCCTTTGTAGAGCGAGAGAGTTTCTGTTGGAGCACCTGATTCATACGTTACCCCTGAGGGAGTCCCATCTAAAAGCTATAATGACAGCATCCGTTGAGATGGACTTCAGCAACCTTCAGAGGATAGACAATGATTATGTTGATGTCTACTCGGAACAATTACGGCGAATCCCCTCAAAAGGTCTGAATTTAAGTGAGAGCAGAAATTTCATGGAGGGTTCCAAGATTTCATCTCCCAGTGCTGTTCCAAGTGGGAAACAATATAATGTGGTTGACTGTGACTTTACTGTGACCGCTGTTCAGCAACTTGGAAGAAGGCAGCTGGCTGTGTCTTGCTGTTCAGCAGTGGAGACTGGTTTGGAGAATATGTGGAGAACTATAGGACAAAGCATGCATGCTGAGCTTGGGTGTACCTCAAACTCAGAACTAATAGAGCACTCGGCGTGTTCGAT CGCAGAGGAACTGCCAGTTGAAGCAATTGTTTGGAATCGCTGGAGATCAAGAAGCCTATCATATATGCTTGACAATCGGACTATAAGGCTGGTATCTGGTGCCAGTTTGATTTTTACTGCGCCTGAAGGCCAATGGACCAAAATATTTGGacaactaaatattttgtctGACAGTGAGGATTTGTGTGAAACAATT GAGCTCTTGTTATTAGGATGTATTGCAGATAGATGGAGCCCACTCATTGAACATTTGATGTCAGTTTCATACAAGCCCCTTACACTCTCAAGGATTTACCATGAAGTTTTCAAATTGTCACTGGGAAAGTCTCTTCACCTTTTCCTGAAAGAGAGCTTGGTTAATTGTAAG ACTATCTTGAAGTGTTATTTAAGAGTCAACTCAAACAACTGTGGGCACTACCACCAGTCTTGGCAGCAGTTGCAATTCCTTCATG gtcaCAGTTGTTCAGATCCTATCTCTGTGAGCTAG